GACGCTTCCGCTCTTGGCGCAGACCTTCAAGTTCCCCTTCCCTCTGCTCCACTTTTTCCTTCAAAGGCACATAGTTTTTCATTCTGTTTTTCAAAGTTTGTATCTCTTTCTCTTCTTGCTCCAGTTCATAGAGCAGCTGATTGATTTTGGGCTTCGTGGCCCGGGGACGAAACCACTCTTCCCTTCTTTTGCTCAAGGTTTGTTCGAGCTGCAAAAGATCAATGCCCCTTGAACCCATCGCTGCTGAATAAAGATAGCTGTTGATTTCATCTGCTTGCAAGGTTTCCAATCTCCCCAGTTCTTGATGGGAGAAGGCAAAAATGGCTTCGAATAAGACTGGCGAAATATGGCCCAAGAGAGCCCGTAACTCGTGTTCCGTTCCTAGCTGTCCATCAATGTGAACAGTGACTTGTCCTTTTTTGGGAGGGGTGTGCCTGGACACACGGACAGACCGGCCCTCATGCTCAACATGTAAAGCTCCGCCTATATGGCCTCCTTTAAGGGGTTGGTAAGGATTGCTTCCTCGTTCCGTAAATCCGAACAAAACAAAACGGATGAAGGAGTGGAGCGTTGATTTTCCCGTCTCGTTAGGGCCGTAAATGACCGTCACCGCGCGGCTGAGCGCTTCCCCGGGGATATGAAGCTGTTCATAATGCCCGTAGCGGTCAATCTCAATCCCGGTCAGTTTCATGCTTTTCTTCCTCCCCGTCCACTAGCAAAAATGAGCTGTTCGGCCTCACTGAGCAGTGCTTGCTTTTCCTCTCTGCTTAAGGGATCTAAGTACTTTTTGGCCTTATGGTGTTCAAACAAGTCTTTCAACTGTTCCTCCACCAGGGCCTCTAAACGCAAGTCATTTTCCTTATATTGATCCACAATCTCCAACAGGTCGGCATAAATGGTCTCACTTCTCTTCCATTCATTCCTGTCAAAAAGGGGGTGTCCCCTAAATTGAAATGATTCTGGCCAGACAACACGCTCATGGAAAGGTTCGCTCTGCCGCCACTCCGCCAGTAATTCCTCCCTCACTGCCGCGCTAGATAACACCTCGGCCAAAGGCGTCGTCCCTGTGCCGTTTACGCGGCACAGGCACATCTCCATGCCTGGCCGGTTGCGCAACCTTTCGCGCAGCGCTGCCAGGCGTGCCTCCACATCCTCCAGGTGCCCAGCTCCTGAAAGATCCAGCTCATGCTCCTCCCAGCAGATGGGACTGGCTGCACAAAAGTGAAGCGTTACACGCTTGTCTTCATCCACTTCCACCACATAAAACCCCCGTTCACCCTGTTCTCTGATGTGCCGCCCCTGCAGATTCCCCGGGTAGACAATGTAAGGATCTTCATGGATGATTTGCCGGGTATGGACATGGCCCAGTGCCCAATAATCCATCCCAGCCCGCAGCAAATCCTGTTTGGAGCAAGGGGCATAAGGCTCATGCTCCTCTACGCCATCACAGTTGGTATGTAAAAGTCCGATGGCAAACGACTCCTCTGCCTGGCGCTCAAAGCGGCGGGCCAGGTTATCCGTTACCCTGGCTGTTCCGTAACTGATGCCATAGATTGCAGCCGCCAGTTGCCCGCCCTTGTAATAGGGTATGCGTTGCACTTCTTCTGCTGAAAAAACGTGAACATTGTCAGGCCAGGTGAAAGCCTGGTACCGGCCGTGAACAGGGTCGTGATTACCGTGAACAATAAAAACACGTATCTCTTCAGCAGCCAGCTTTTCCAAGCCCCGTTTAAAACGGAGCTGCGCTTGTACACTGGGATTGGAAGAATCAAAAATATCTCCGGCAAGGAGAATAAAGTCCACATCTTCTTTTATGGCCACATGGACCAAACTTTCAAAAGCAAGAAAAATGGAGTCCTTTATCTTAAGATAAATCTCTTCCGGCAGATGAGCCAGCCCTTTGAAAGGACTGCCCAGATGCAAATCAGCTGAGTGAATAAATTTTAGTGTCATTCCTATCACCTGTGTGACGTTATTGATTGAACTGTCCAGCTTCTTCTTCCCATGCATATTTGACACTTTTTAGGCAATAACTAAACTGTCGCCCAACCAGGTACTCTTACGGAGGGAGCCATGTTAGCAGAGTTAAGCAAGCGCATGTTGGAGTTTCTCCCTGAACAATCTGTGCTATGGTCCGCACTGGGAACATTACTCTTCTCCGTTACCGTTCAATATACCATTAAATGGCTGAAGAACAAAGCCATTTTGCCTTGGATGAGAGAAGACAATCTAAAGAGAAGGGAAGAAATTATACGGCAGTTAAACAAACCCAAATAAACAAGATTTCAAAAGAATGTTCATATATTTTCCTCATTTGATCTTGACTGATTCTTGGAATTAACCAAAGAAAAAGAACGGGTGTTTCCATCATGAATAACCAGTTTAACTACAAGATCAGTCCCCTTGAGATGTCCATCTCCATCATGACCATGCTTATCTGTGTCAGCGTATTTGTTATGCCCAGCAGGCTGGCCGAGACAATGAATTCTCCCGACGGCTGGATATCAATCATGATTAGCGGTTTGGCTGTGGCCGGACTGGTAACGCTTTATACCCGTCTGCAGCGCCACTTTCCTGGACAGACGCTCATGGACTATTTTCGGCAGGGAACCCTTGGCAAGTGGTGGGCCCTGTTGATGGGGATGGCCTTCGTCCTTTATTTTGTGGGTGTTGCTGCTTATCTTGTGCGGACCCTGGTCTTTGTCGTGCGGCTGTATGTCCTGGATCAGACGCCCTCTGAAGCCATCGCCAGTCTGTTTTTATTAACCACTACTTATGCCGTCTCCAAAGGATTACAAGGCATCATCCACTTAAACCTTTTGTTTTTGCCTGTCACCCTGTTCATGGGACTGGGGATTCTTTCCTTTAATCTTCCGGCCATGGAGCTAG
The sequence above is a segment of the Caldalkalibacillus thermarum genome. Coding sequences within it:
- a CDS encoding metallophosphoesterase family protein, which codes for MTLKFIHSADLHLGSPFKGLAHLPEEIYLKIKDSIFLAFESLVHVAIKEDVDFILLAGDIFDSSNPSVQAQLRFKRGLEKLAAEEIRVFIVHGNHDPVHGRYQAFTWPDNVHVFSAEEVQRIPYYKGGQLAAAIYGISYGTARVTDNLARRFERQAEESFAIGLLHTNCDGVEEHEPYAPCSKQDLLRAGMDYWALGHVHTRQIIHEDPYIVYPGNLQGRHIREQGERGFYVVEVDEDKRVTLHFCAASPICWEEHELDLSGAGHLEDVEARLAALRERLRNRPGMEMCLCRVNGTGTTPLAEVLSSAAVREELLAEWRQSEPFHERVVWPESFQFRGHPLFDRNEWKRSETIYADLLEIVDQYKENDLRLEALVEEQLKDLFEHHKAKKYLDPLSREEKQALLSEAEQLIFASGRGGRKA